The sequence GAATATTACATACACATTTACAGATAGCAgacaaatgaaaggaaaagctATTTGAATTAAGAAACCACTTCTGTGTGGACATTTAAGTGACCATCAACGAACTAAAAACTGTCAGCAGGAGCTTTACTGCTAGGTATGGTTACTAATAGTGCATTGTTAccttgtttccttcttttgCAACTGGATTTTCAGTTCTGTAAACAAGAACTTAATCCTGCGTTTATCAGGAtgccttctgcttttttttcagcttgTTTCTTTAAAAGGGATTGCAATAATTCCAGTACACACAGGACAAATTACTTCTCAGGAAAATGGCTAGGTATAAAGAATACTACAGACAAAACTTGATTGCAGCATGCAGCCAGCCCGAGAGGTTCGGGAGTTTGAATGGGATTCCCACCAGTGTCCTATGAACAGTTTGGGGTCTGACGGCACAGAAGCCTCTCCTTTGCCAGAAACAAGCCAGGAGTGTTCTTTAAAAGCAGCAAACAGCAGAGATAGAAGATGTTATCTGAGGAAATACCATGATCTCATACTTTATCCATCATCTCATCTGCTGGGTCGGTTCAAACTGTCAATGCATTTACCTGCTGAGAACGGTAAGAAAGCCTCTCGAGGTATAAAGTTTCCTTCTTTATCCAGAAAATGGCCAGGGTTGAACTGCCGAGGTGTCTCCCACTGCTCAGGGTCATACAGAACAGATGCTATATTTGGTATAACAATGGTGCCCTGCAAAGAAGAAACTGTTGCTTCAGTCCCTATTGCCTGTCACCCATCAGTTTAAGCCTGATGGATAAAACTGTTGCTTGTTGGCATTTGGGCGAGTGCCAAGCTGGGCAGGGATGTCTTAACCAGGGCTTTGGCAAACCAGTTTCTCCTCTTAGTCCATCCCCTGCCAAGCAGGGCTGGTTTCTGCAGTTGTGATGGGCAGGAATTTGAGGCTTCCCTGGCAGAGGCCTTATCAGCTGTGTGAGCACCTTCATGCCAAGTAAAAGACTTCTTTCATTCCTGGGGCCACAGATAGTAACTCTTCCCCAGGCACCACATTCCTGAGTTTAATGGAGAGTAGTTTATAGATGGAACACTGGTTACAAAACTGAAATGCCTCTCTGCTGAAGAAAGAACAGAAGCTGAAAATGTTTCTGTACCTTTTTGACAGGGAATCCCAGCAGAGTTGTGTTCCTCACACATAATCTGGGGATGCCAACAAAGACGATGTTGCTGAAGCGCTGGATCTCATGAACCACAGCATTTGTGTAGGGCAGTTTTCTCCGATCCTCATAACAAATTAACTGGGAAGGACCCAGAACAGcatccagctccttctgcactTTCTCTGTGGAGCAATATTCACCATTTCAGAGCagaaaaatgcataaaatgCTTTAGCTGGTCACTTTTCTCgaagcaagagaaaaatgtgTTATTTCAACATCGTACATTAGGTTCATACCCTGTGATCTAGTATTATTTAATGCCTGAGTTTAGTATAGgataatagaaataaataggaaaACCCCACCACTCTCACCTTGGATGTCTGGATTCACCACCATATAGAGCAGTCCCCAGTACAATGTAGTGCTTGAAGTCTCTGATCCACCAAGGAAAAGATCATTTATGACATATACCAAATTCTCTTCATCATACTTGGGCTTGGCCCCCTCTTTAGACTGTAGATGATGATAAAAGTTGAAGTTAAAGCATGAAAATTTTGTTATCCTGTATGTCCTCTGTGTGAGAACTGTGAGACTTCCACAGCTGGCATGTGCACAAAGATTTGTGCATATGTATTTCATCCAACTGTAAACATGAGCCTTCCTGTAGAAGATGAGGTAGTCTACCAAAGTTATGTAGCCTACAGGAATAAACTGTCTCATGTTTATTACAGGATTGAAATATACTCATGGATATTTATGGAAAGCAGATAAGAACTCATGGGTTCACCCCCTATCATACTTGCTGGTAATTCATTCATCTTACCAAAATACAAAACTGGAGACTTGTGAGTTAGTAAGTGCCAAGATATTGTATTCATGTTAAGAAGCTTATGAAATGTAAGAAGCTATGGTGGAAGGGTCACACTGAGTGATTTAATAGTCTATTTGACCTTATACTTCATAACAGCATGATCAGCCAGAATGAACACTTACTTTCTCAATCTCAGCCAGGTAAAAGTCAATGAAATCTTGTGGTTCAGCTGGTATCCCTCTCTCTACATGCCTTCTGATCTCCTTCCTTGCAAAAGAACTCAGGACATCATAGGAAGCCAATGCCTTCTTATGAGGCCCAGGGAGGCgacacagcagccagggcaggatttCGTACATCTGCAGGAGGGACACACAAGAGGTACCATGGATTCTCTGTCACTACAAAGCTGCTTTTAGACACACCAAAAGGCTGAATTGTCCTGCCCAGAAGTGTTGACAGTGGAATGAATAAATTAGCATTGCTCTGAGCCAATTTTTGCTGTCATGTGGGAAAGCTTTAATAGAAATTTGACACAATTTCAGGGATCAAGGCAATTCTGACAACACTCTGTTCATGCCTTTAAGTTTACCTGGCTAATGCAGACCACTATATGACCTCActcctgcacagctggagacCCCAGCTCCCACACACTCAAAATGTAAGGACATCCTTTCTGGATACCATGGGGCTGCTAAGATTAACAGGTCTGCAGCCTCAAGTAACTGCTGGAATTTTTGGAGCTCACAAAAGGAATTATGGTCTGGGTATCACTCTAAGATAAGGGCTAATTTAGTTTTCCTAGTCAGAGTCTTCATGACTGCTAAGGAGCAATAATTGTTCTCATGGCTAACAATATTgcatcctcagcctgctgcATGTATTTGCACACACATTTGTTAGCTCTAAGTCCTGTCCTCTGCCTTGGATAGTTCTGTCTGTGCAGCATCTGCCATTCCACCCTGCCCAGCAAAGAGGAGTTCTATCTCCTCTCTTTGCTCTTTCAGACCCAACAAGCAAAGTCTCTCTAATTTTAAGTGACAGTTTGTAGGTTACTTCATTACCACTTCTCCACCTTTGTTTCCCTTCAGAATCACAACAAAAGATGTCCAAGACCCCAGAATATGTCTCACAGATAATTACACTTCAGAACCTGCTGTAACACTTCACTGGATCTAAAAGGAAAATAGTGGTGGAAACACCCTAAGATCTTGTTTGCCTTTTTCATTAATCTCCAAGGACACTTCTTAGCTCTCAGCCAAcatttgcctgctgctctgTATTTAGTGAAGACACATTTTTGTATCTGTGCTTTTACTTTCTAcctatttcagaaaaaaaccccagcataTGATTTACTCACCTGATGAACAAAGCTGCCTGCAAACTTGAATATTTTCTCTGTAGCATGGATCAGTTCATGGAAGGTTTTGTCATCATCAGAGAAGTGATATCCAAAAACCACAGCACAAATTACATTTGAAATAGAATGGAAAAGAGCGAAAGAAGGATCCACAGGTCTTCCTGCAAACACAGTAATTGGAATACACTCTCAGTGTTTTTTTCAGGTGATCCTTATACTGATAGGACTTGATGTTATTAAAGATTTAATAAAATGTTCTCTTTATCCATCTGGGGTGTGAATGAGGACAGAGATGTGGCACTAACACaaattaaggaaaataaaacatagTCTTAAAATAAAGAACACTGTTAAACTGTTTCCTCTAAACTCTTAACTGTTAGTTCTAAAACAATTTCACAGCCCTTTCTGTGAAATAATGTACAGCTAAGATCAGTTCTAGGATATCATATCAAATCTGCTGTCTTCAGCTGTGAGGAGAGAATGTGAGAAGGAAGTAGTGTCACTGGAGATCAACTAAGGGAACTCAGTGACAGACATGttcaaaaatgtaaaaaaaataattacaaggGAAACCTGTAGGAATGTGGGAAGGTTTAAGAAGACGAATAGACAAGAGCTGCAAAGTAAATATAATGAAACTATTAGAGTCTCAGCTGTGAGCAGTAAATCATATCTCTGTCTGATGTTTTTCTAAAGCTATGAAACAGATATTAATAAAAAGTGATTTGGATAGAAATCGTCCTGTAATGGACTCTAGGATTAATGTGATAATCCACTGAAGTTCCCTCTCACCTCCTACTTTGTTTCTCTTGCCAGTAGTTACTTAGCCAGATAGACATTAAAATATGCAGGGCACCCAATGTCATTGAAATGTAAGGAAATTACTAAGCTCTGCAATACTGTTCAGATACCCATGGCAGGCAGCCTGAGAATGGCTTGGCTGTGCAGTTCAGCAGCATTGTGTCATTGCACAATACATCACAGACAAATTATCCACCCATGGAGGTGGAATTTCAGAAGTTTCCAGCTTCACTAGATGCATGAAGAGCTATATAAGAAGGAAATACTGGTGATTCTAGGCTCTATCTGCTCTTGTGCTTTGGTAAGTTTGGATACAGCCCCTAGAAGGGGTAGGTAAGTTTGCATACTGAAGATACAGATCCATATCTAGACTGAAAAGCACCTGATTTCCTAGCAGGTAAAATACCTTTGAGGTTCCCAAAAAACTCCACCAGGTGAGAGGCCTCCTCTTGCACGCGATGCTCCaggccttttttccccattcccaaattgCGTAGGGTCATTATTCCAAAACGCCTCTGCTGCTTCCAGGAGCGACCACTTGCAAGTATAATACCTGAGGGTGTTCCCTGGCATGTCAGTATTTGCCACAGACATGGAACcattcatttaaatattataaaatatatgcaATAAATCAGGGAATACAAGTGTCTTTAGTTGAAATTATTGGTAACAAAAAATCATAGCCAAACATATCCAAACTATAACTAGACCACATGTTCTTAACATTGAACATAGTGAATCATTGAAAAGAGCAATCTAAGGATTTTCTGACTGAGCCATTTCTTGATGTCTTAAAAAACCCTGAAACGCCTTAAGATGCCTTTTTATGAAATCTGCTTTAGCCATACTCAAGTAATCATTCTCAAGACAAGAATAACTCGATGAATTTCCACAGAGTAGTGTTCAGGGCAGGGTATGTTTATGGAGATATAGATCAATTAATGTGATGATTGTAGGTTGTGGTGATGGAGGTGAAAGATAAGTGACATTTGGGCTCTGTTTCTACCCTGGAAGAGATAACACTTCT comes from Agelaius phoeniceus isolate bAgePho1 chromosome 10, bAgePho1.hap1, whole genome shotgun sequence and encodes:
- the LOC129124250 gene encoding cytochrome P450 2J6-like; protein product: MLTITQGFIVLIIFLLIVEFFRLQKACKQFPPGPTPLPLLGNLVHLNFQFHRDLLMELAKTHGNMYTLWFGWVPVIILNGFQAVKDGMTTHPEDVSGRLVSPFFRALAKGKGIILASGRSWKQQRRFGIMTLRNLGMGKKGLEHRVQEEASHLVEFFGNLKGRPVDPSFALFHSISNVICAVVFGYHFSDDDKTFHELIHATEKIFKFAGSFVHQMYEILPWLLCRLPGPHKKALASYDVLSSFARKEIRRHVERGIPAEPQDFIDFYLAEIEKSKEGAKPKYDEENLVYVINDLFLGGSETSSTTLYWGLLYMVVNPDIQEKVQKELDAVLGPSQLICYEDRRKLPYTNAVVHEIQRFSNIVFVGIPRLCVRNTTLLGFPVKKGTIVIPNIASVLYDPEQWETPRQFNPGHFLDKEGNFIPREAFLPFSAGHRVCLGEHLARTELFIFFASLLRAFTFRLPEGVTRVRTEPVMGGTLQPHPYRLCAIPR